A genomic region of Salinibacter pepae contains the following coding sequences:
- a CDS encoding recombination mediator RecR, whose protein sequence is MQYTSESVETLVEQFTKLPTIGKKTARRLANYVLKMPQEEVETIANALTSVKEDVQRCSTCYVVADQDPCPICGSDKRDATTICVVEESSDLTAIEQTNEYRGVYHVLGGVISPLDGVGPDDLRVHELATRIDPSFEDTAADAAPAPNTTPDGEADAGAPPSENGGADEAESGVDEVILAVNPNVEGDTTAYYISQLLEPFDVRVTRIARGLPIGGDLEYADEATLSRALEGRGHVD, encoded by the coding sequence ATGCAGTACACCTCGGAGTCCGTCGAAACCCTTGTGGAGCAGTTCACGAAGCTGCCCACGATCGGGAAGAAGACGGCGCGGCGACTGGCCAACTACGTCCTGAAGATGCCCCAGGAGGAGGTTGAGACCATCGCGAACGCGTTGACGTCCGTGAAGGAGGACGTGCAACGCTGTTCGACGTGCTACGTCGTGGCGGATCAGGATCCGTGTCCCATCTGTGGCTCAGACAAGCGGGACGCCACGACGATTTGTGTCGTGGAGGAGTCGAGCGACCTGACCGCCATCGAGCAGACCAACGAGTACCGGGGCGTGTACCACGTGCTCGGCGGGGTCATTTCGCCGCTCGACGGCGTGGGCCCCGACGACCTCCGGGTGCACGAGCTGGCCACCCGCATCGACCCGTCCTTCGAAGACACGGCGGCCGATGCGGCTCCGGCGCCCAACACCACGCCTGACGGCGAAGCGGACGCCGGGGCGCCCCCCTCGGAAAATGGCGGGGCGGACGAGGCGGAGTCGGGGGTCGACGAGGTGATTCTCGCCGTCAATCCCAACGTTGAGGGCGACACGACGGCCTACTACATCTCCCAGCTCCTTGAGCCGTTCGACGTTCGCGTCACGCGCATCGCGCGAGGGCTGCCCATCGGTGGGGATCTGGAGTACGCCGACGAGGCGACCCTCTCGCGGGCGCTCGAGGGACGCGGGCACGTCGACTAG
- a CDS encoding RDD family protein: MNGSSADASSPSQHERFVAALLDGIIATGLTALFGGAPLLGGLVGGLYLVARDGFEVGPLRFRSPGKYVMGLDLVRLDGAPVSLETSVQRNWMLGLSSVAGAFIVVPIVGGALASFLSLAGLGLILFEIYNVFADPVGRRWGDRLGNTKVVAAGDGLV, encoded by the coding sequence ATGAACGGGTCTTCCGCAGACGCCTCCTCGCCGTCGCAACACGAGCGGTTCGTTGCGGCCCTCCTCGACGGCATCATTGCGACGGGGCTGACCGCCCTGTTTGGGGGCGCCCCCCTGCTGGGCGGGCTCGTGGGCGGGCTGTACCTGGTCGCCCGGGATGGATTCGAGGTCGGGCCGCTGCGCTTCCGGTCGCCGGGAAAGTACGTAATGGGGCTCGACCTCGTGCGCCTCGACGGGGCCCCGGTCTCCCTCGAAACGTCGGTCCAGCGCAACTGGATGCTGGGGCTCAGCTCCGTCGCGGGGGCGTTCATTGTCGTCCCCATCGTCGGCGGGGCCCTGGCGTCGTTCCTGTCGCTCGCGGGGCTTGGGCTCATCCTGTTTGAGATCTACAACGTCTTCGCCGACCCCGTCGGCCGGCGCTGGGGCGACCGGCTGGGCAACACCAAGGTCGTGGCCGCCGGCGACGGGCTGGTGTAA
- a CDS encoding trimeric intracellular cation channel family protein, translating into MPVSPGTVLYVLDLFGTAVFAVSGALAAGRRRMDLFGALVIAAVTAVGGGTIRDLILDRHPVFWIQDLRYLAVIGGAGGLTFAYTSVFRPPRQSLEVADAFGLAVFSVVGARVALGVGAPPVVVVIMSAVTATVGGMVRDVLCDETPLILREEIYATAALSGGVLYLGLRAAALPEAAVAGLTIVAVSAVRLAALRWGVHLPSFRVEEAG; encoded by the coding sequence ATGCCCGTTTCCCCCGGCACCGTTCTGTACGTCCTGGACCTATTCGGCACGGCGGTCTTTGCGGTGTCCGGGGCGCTGGCGGCCGGCCGGCGCCGGATGGACCTGTTTGGGGCCCTGGTAATTGCGGCGGTGACGGCCGTCGGGGGCGGCACGATTCGCGACTTGATCCTGGACCGACATCCGGTTTTCTGGATCCAGGACCTGCGGTACCTCGCGGTGATCGGGGGGGCGGGCGGCCTTACCTTCGCCTACACGTCGGTCTTCCGGCCCCCCCGGCAGTCGCTGGAGGTGGCCGACGCGTTTGGGCTCGCGGTGTTCTCGGTGGTGGGGGCCCGTGTTGCGCTCGGGGTGGGCGCCCCGCCGGTCGTGGTCGTGATTATGAGTGCCGTCACGGCCACGGTGGGCGGGATGGTGCGAGACGTGCTCTGCGACGAAACCCCTCTCATTCTGCGGGAGGAGATCTACGCGACGGCGGCCCTGTCCGGGGGCGTGCTCTATCTGGGCCTGCGGGCCGCGGCCCTTCCGGAGGCGGCGGTGGCGGGCCTCACGATCGTCGCGGTGTCGGCCGTGCGCCTGGCCGCGCTGCGGTGGGGGGTGCACCTTCCTTCGTTCCGGGTGGAAGAGGCCGGGTAG
- the dnaX gene encoding DNA polymerase III subunit gamma/tau has translation MDEQRYLVTARKYRPSLFTEVVAQEHVTETLKNAIRMERLAHAYLFSGPRGVGKTTAARILAKAINCETPRAEREDGAEPCCECDSCESFEAGRSLNVFEMDAASNNKVDDIRELREKVRIPPQGDQKKVYILDEVHMLSKQAFNALLKTLEEPPAHALFIFATTEPHKVLPTILSRCQRFDFRRIPVPEIVRRLREICETEGVEADEESLMLLARKGNGALRDALSAFDQALSLCGATLEYGELTQALGVVDQDLYFRLTDHVAAQDTAGMIELVRHVVRSGYDLQEMLVGLAEHLRNLLVAHSLGGEALEEVAESTRTRYADAAERFDEADLLRLLTLAADTEDDIKQSPQPRLTLETTLLKMAQLRRSADLRAVLEKIDRLEQMAEDGDLPEAVPGDGATASETASSPPPPSESEKSETPETGGAAGREAPPDAAAEPRPGYGPESTAPTTAPTAPEDAPSTKDPPRDSKNETPDGAPTDVVDDAGDETLSASDEDDAPNDGASDADEEGPDDEDEPPSPDAPRDGADASGADPSVGYNDLFGAPALGDEESSEGGSASGTPDARASESVSTSDGSDASAAAVAEPAVAAGADADGVATEWPQVVQSVKDTHISLGSLLGEAEPVEYVDGTLTVAVPRALHRDTLRDRRRVLLRHVTDTVAPAVDDLRFVVEDTSDAAVADADTSDEPLSPREQLSQLRDTYSALDVLFSEFGAEPVW, from the coding sequence ATGGACGAACAGCGATACCTGGTTACGGCGCGCAAGTATCGGCCGTCGCTTTTTACGGAGGTCGTTGCGCAGGAGCACGTCACCGAGACGCTCAAGAATGCGATCCGGATGGAGCGGCTCGCACACGCCTATCTGTTCAGCGGCCCACGGGGGGTGGGGAAGACCACGGCGGCCCGCATCCTGGCGAAGGCCATCAACTGCGAGACCCCGCGGGCGGAGCGCGAGGACGGCGCCGAGCCGTGCTGCGAGTGCGACTCGTGCGAATCGTTCGAGGCGGGCCGCAGCCTCAACGTCTTCGAGATGGACGCGGCCTCCAACAACAAGGTCGACGACATCCGCGAGCTGCGCGAGAAGGTCCGGATCCCGCCGCAGGGCGACCAGAAGAAGGTCTACATCCTCGACGAGGTGCACATGCTGTCGAAGCAGGCGTTCAACGCCCTGCTGAAGACGCTGGAGGAGCCGCCCGCCCACGCCCTCTTCATCTTCGCCACCACCGAGCCGCACAAGGTGCTGCCCACCATCCTGTCGCGGTGCCAGCGGTTCGACTTCCGCCGCATTCCGGTGCCGGAGATCGTCCGGCGCCTGCGCGAGATCTGTGAGACGGAGGGCGTGGAGGCCGACGAGGAGAGCCTCATGCTGCTGGCACGCAAGGGCAACGGGGCGCTCCGCGACGCCCTCTCGGCGTTCGACCAGGCCCTCTCGCTCTGCGGGGCCACGCTGGAGTACGGGGAGCTGACCCAGGCCCTGGGCGTGGTGGACCAGGACCTGTACTTTCGCCTTACCGACCACGTCGCCGCGCAGGACACGGCGGGGATGATTGAGCTCGTGCGCCACGTGGTGCGCAGCGGGTACGACCTGCAGGAGATGCTGGTGGGACTGGCCGAGCACCTGCGCAATCTGCTGGTGGCCCACTCGCTGGGCGGGGAGGCGCTGGAAGAGGTTGCGGAGTCGACCCGCACCCGCTACGCCGACGCGGCCGAGCGCTTCGACGAGGCCGACCTGCTGCGCCTGCTCACCCTGGCCGCGGACACGGAGGACGACATCAAACAGAGCCCGCAGCCGCGCCTCACGCTGGAGACGACGCTTCTCAAGATGGCGCAGCTTCGCCGCTCGGCTGACCTCCGGGCGGTGCTCGAAAAGATCGACCGACTGGAACAGATGGCCGAGGACGGCGACCTCCCCGAGGCCGTGCCGGGCGACGGGGCGACCGCGTCCGAAACGGCGTCGTCCCCGCCGCCCCCCTCCGAGTCTGAGAAGTCTGAGACCCCAGAGACGGGCGGGGCGGCCGGACGAGAGGCGCCCCCCGACGCGGCCGCCGAGCCCCGCCCCGGCTACGGGCCCGAGTCCACGGCCCCGACGACTGCGCCGACTGCGCCGGAGGACGCCCCCTCAACGAAAGACCCACCGCGCGACTCGAAGAACGAGACGCCCGACGGGGCGCCGACCGACGTCGTGGACGATGCAGGGGACGAGACGCTGAGTGCATCGGACGAGGACGACGCCCCAAACGACGGCGCTTCGGACGCCGACGAGGAGGGCCCCGACGACGAGGACGAGCCGCCGTCCCCGGATGCCCCCCGCGACGGGGCGGACGCATCGGGGGCGGATCCGTCCGTTGGGTACAACGACCTGTTTGGCGCCCCGGCGCTGGGGGACGAAGAATCGTCGGAGGGCGGGTCGGCATCCGGCACCCCGGACGCTCGCGCGTCCGAGTCGGTGTCGACATCGGACGGGTCGGACGCGTCGGCCGCCGCGGTGGCGGAGCCGGCCGTGGCGGCGGGGGCCGACGCCGACGGGGTGGCCACCGAGTGGCCCCAGGTTGTGCAGTCCGTCAAGGACACCCACATCAGCCTCGGCTCCCTGCTGGGCGAGGCCGAGCCCGTCGAGTACGTCGACGGCACGCTCACCGTCGCCGTCCCCCGGGCCCTCCACCGCGACACCCTGCGTGACCGGCGGCGCGTGCTGTTGCGCCACGTCACCGACACGGTGGCCCCTGCCGTTGACGACCTGCGGTTCGTCGTCGAGGACACGAGCGACGCGGCCGTCGCCGACGCCGACACGTCGGACGAGCCCCTCAGCCCCCGTGAACAGCTGAGCCAGCTCCGTGACACCTACTCGGCACTCGACGTGCTCTTCAGCGAGTTTGGGGCCGAGCCGGTATGGTAG
- a CDS encoding saccharopine dehydrogenase family protein — protein MTITVLGAGSIGAPVVRELCARSGEVEQVQVCDTRSQALERLHEQVDADQFLRSFQVDVRDTSVLSQIVQGSDCVISCVPAEFNPALAELCLDAGVHFCDLGGDDTLVGKELALDEQAREKGVWIVPNCGLAPGLVNVVCLHGIDQLDRAEAAHLRVGDVPLHPEPPFNFRISWSAERILADYTNPAQLIENGQVVEADALSREEEIQFEKPFGTMEAFCTQGGLSTLTDTLAGRVEALDHKTVRWPGHAHQMRFVLGLGLAEERKIGVRTHLTYRDLLVRRMRKRLGGDYEDAVLMRVLLRGEQEGRPTTLVYEMVEQYDAETEQTAVMRCTAIPTVVSALFLAREEAVSTGGADVPENVIPRAQFLQKIADRGLNIQTERHDDFRDVTAKRPLDGQRA, from the coding sequence ATGACGATTACGGTTCTCGGTGCCGGATCGATTGGAGCCCCCGTTGTCCGCGAGCTGTGCGCCCGAAGCGGAGAGGTGGAACAGGTTCAGGTCTGTGACACCCGGTCGCAGGCGCTCGAACGCCTCCACGAACAGGTCGACGCCGACCAGTTTCTCCGCTCCTTCCAGGTCGACGTGCGCGACACCAGCGTGCTGTCCCAGATTGTGCAGGGCAGCGACTGTGTCATCAGCTGCGTGCCGGCGGAGTTCAACCCCGCGCTCGCAGAGCTGTGCCTCGACGCGGGGGTCCACTTCTGTGACCTCGGGGGGGACGACACCCTCGTGGGCAAAGAGCTGGCCCTCGACGAGCAGGCCCGCGAGAAGGGCGTCTGGATCGTCCCCAACTGCGGGCTGGCCCCCGGCCTCGTGAACGTCGTGTGTCTCCACGGCATTGATCAGCTTGACCGGGCCGAGGCGGCACATCTGCGGGTGGGCGACGTCCCGCTGCACCCGGAGCCCCCCTTCAATTTTCGCATCTCGTGGTCGGCCGAGCGCATCCTCGCGGACTATACAAACCCGGCGCAGTTGATTGAAAACGGGCAGGTCGTGGAGGCGGACGCCCTTTCCCGCGAGGAGGAAATTCAGTTCGAGAAGCCCTTCGGTACGATGGAGGCCTTCTGCACGCAGGGCGGGCTCTCCACCCTCACCGACACGCTGGCCGGGCGTGTGGAGGCCCTCGACCACAAGACGGTCCGGTGGCCGGGCCACGCCCATCAGATGCGCTTCGTGCTCGGGCTCGGGCTCGCCGAGGAGCGCAAGATCGGGGTGCGCACGCACCTGACCTACCGCGACCTCCTGGTGCGCCGCATGCGGAAGCGTCTCGGCGGCGACTACGAGGACGCGGTGCTCATGCGGGTCCTGCTACGGGGCGAGCAGGAGGGACGGCCCACGACACTCGTCTACGAGATGGTGGAGCAGTACGACGCGGAGACGGAGCAGACGGCCGTGATGCGCTGTACGGCCATCCCGACGGTCGTCTCGGCCCTCTTCCTGGCCCGCGAGGAAGCCGTCTCCACCGGGGGGGCCGACGTGCCGGAAAATGTGATCCCGCGCGCTCAGTTTCTGCAGAAAATCGCTGATCGTGGGCTTAACATTCAGACGGAGCGGCACGACGACTTCCGGGACGTCACCGCCAAGCGCCCCCTCGACGGCCAGCGGGCCTGA
- a CDS encoding YbaB/EbfC family nucleoid-associated protein: MANPGGMNMQDMFGKMMEMQEKMNAAQDELADKTVTAEAGGGMVTVTANGAQEITGIEIDPEAVDPDDLELLEDLVIAGVNKALEDASDMAQEEMKDSMGGMLPQGMDLSQLGL; encoded by the coding sequence ATGGCTAACCCAGGAGGAATGAACATGCAGGACATGTTCGGGAAGATGATGGAGATGCAGGAAAAGATGAACGCCGCGCAGGACGAGCTCGCGGACAAGACGGTGACCGCGGAGGCCGGCGGCGGCATGGTGACAGTGACCGCCAACGGCGCGCAGGAAATCACGGGCATCGAAATTGACCCGGAGGCCGTCGACCCGGACGACCTGGAGTTGTTGGAGGACCTCGTCATCGCGGGCGTCAACAAGGCCCTCGAAGACGCGTCCGACATGGCACAAGAGGAGATGAAGGATTCCATGGGCGGCATGCTGCCACAGGGCATGGACCTCAGCCAGCTCGGCCTCTAG
- a CDS encoding thymidine kinase, whose protein sequence is MSALEPHIVDRDRTTGWMEVICGSMFSGKTEELIRRLRRARIARQHTRVFKPALDERYSEDEVVSHNENSVTTTPVEAPPQIQELVQEADVVGIDEAQFFGDDLVPTCQALADDGHRVIVVGLDTDYRAEPFDPMPQLMAVAEHVTKLHAVCVVCGAPANHSQRIVPGEDRVLVGATEAYEPRCRACFEPEPVTVTRPRPHTEALREVSEEGEAAVADRDSEATVNS, encoded by the coding sequence ATGTCCGCCCTGGAGCCCCACATCGTGGACCGCGACCGCACCACCGGCTGGATGGAGGTCATCTGCGGGTCGATGTTCAGCGGCAAGACCGAGGAGCTGATTCGTCGGCTGCGCCGGGCCCGCATTGCTCGTCAGCACACCCGCGTCTTCAAGCCGGCCCTCGACGAGCGCTACAGCGAAGACGAGGTGGTGTCCCACAACGAGAATTCCGTGACCACCACGCCGGTGGAGGCGCCCCCGCAGATCCAAGAGCTGGTGCAGGAGGCGGACGTCGTGGGCATCGACGAGGCGCAGTTCTTCGGCGACGACCTCGTGCCGACGTGTCAGGCACTGGCCGACGACGGGCACCGTGTGATCGTGGTGGGGCTCGACACGGACTACCGCGCAGAGCCGTTCGACCCGATGCCCCAGCTCATGGCGGTGGCCGAGCACGTGACCAAGCTACACGCCGTCTGCGTGGTCTGTGGGGCGCCGGCCAACCACTCCCAGCGCATTGTGCCGGGCGAAGACCGGGTGCTGGTCGGGGCCACGGAGGCCTACGAGCCGCGGTGCCGGGCGTGCTTCGAGCCGGAGCCGGTGACGGTGACCCGGCCCCGGCCGCACACCGAGGCGCTACGGGAAGTGTCGGAGGAGGGGGAGGCCGCGGTGGCCGACAGAGACTCTGAGGCGACAGTGAACAGCTAG